A portion of the Candidatus Zixiibacteriota bacterium genome contains these proteins:
- a CDS encoding carbamoyltransferase N-terminal domain-containing protein, whose amino-acid sequence MNILGISCFYHDSAAALVSDGVLIAAAMEERFTGIKHDPSFPKNSISFCLESLNKGMLEIDAVVFYEKPWSKFDRILSSYMQTAPFSYTAFRKAVPLWLKERLWIPNLIRKETGFKGAIYFTEHHQAHAAGAFFSSPFKSAALLTIDGVGEWATAALGRGIDNKVNISQVMHYPHSLGLLYSAITYFLGFRVNSAEYKVMGLAPYGEPAYADLFRQELVKINDDGSIFLNMKYFEFHRGLTMTGKRLEKLLGRPRRLPETELTASDKNIAASIQAIAEEIIIKMAQHARRLTAEKYLCLSGGVSLNCAAAGKLLRSGIFDDIHIQPASSDSGGAAGAALYLYYALSKAAKKSPASYLELGPAYNNEVIIQYLQSTGLPFRQIDDPSLAEWLAEALFEQKIIGLFTGYMEFGPRALGFRSILASPTDLKMKQKINQAVKFREPFRPFAPVVMEEKAADFFDCDRPSPYMLFNFNVRREKAAIIPAVVHVDNTARLQTVNAGQNRRLYSILSEFEKKSGIPVLLNTSLNLRGYPIARTPEDAVTTFASSGIDILALENMILDKAEIDPERLARYRLRAGTD is encoded by the coding sequence ATGAATATTCTGGGAATCTCCTGTTTCTATCATGATTCCGCCGCGGCGCTGGTATCGGACGGCGTTCTCATTGCGGCGGCAATGGAAGAACGGTTCACCGGCATAAAGCATGACCCTTCCTTCCCCAAAAACTCCATAAGTTTTTGTCTGGAGAGTCTGAACAAAGGGATGTTGGAAATCGACGCCGTTGTCTTCTATGAGAAACCGTGGAGCAAGTTTGACCGGATTTTAAGCAGTTATATGCAGACGGCTCCTTTTTCCTATACAGCTTTCCGGAAGGCGGTTCCCCTTTGGCTCAAGGAGAGGCTCTGGATTCCAAATCTAATAAGAAAGGAAACCGGCTTTAAGGGAGCGATCTATTTTACAGAACATCATCAGGCGCATGCGGCGGGAGCCTTTTTTTCATCTCCCTTCAAAAGCGCCGCTTTGCTGACTATTGACGGCGTCGGCGAGTGGGCAACAGCGGCGCTGGGAAGAGGAATAGATAATAAGGTCAATATCTCTCAAGTTATGCACTACCCCCATTCCCTCGGGCTTTTATATTCTGCCATTACGTACTTCCTCGGATTTAGAGTAAACTCGGCAGAATATAAAGTAATGGGGCTGGCGCCGTACGGCGAGCCTGCATATGCCGACCTGTTCCGACAGGAGCTGGTGAAGATTAACGACGACGGCTCTATTTTCCTGAATATGAAATATTTCGAGTTTCATCGCGGTTTAACTATGACCGGGAAGAGACTGGAAAAACTTCTGGGGCGCCCTCGAAGACTTCCGGAAACGGAGTTAACTGCCAGCGACAAGAATATTGCGGCCTCGATTCAAGCAATTGCCGAAGAAATAATTATCAAGATGGCTCAACACGCCAGAAGATTGACCGCCGAGAAATATCTTTGTCTCTCCGGTGGAGTCTCTTTGAATTGTGCGGCCGCCGGGAAACTTCTAAGGAGTGGCATATTTGATGATATACATATCCAGCCGGCTTCGTCCGACAGCGGCGGCGCCGCCGGCGCCGCCCTTTATCTCTATTATGCGCTGAGCAAAGCGGCAAAAAAATCCCCCGCCTCCTACCTGGAGCTGGGACCTGCCTATAATAATGAAGTGATTATTCAGTATCTTCAATCAACCGGCTTACCTTTCCGTCAGATTGACGACCCGAGCCTGGCGGAATGGCTGGCAGAAGCGCTTTTCGAGCAGAAGATTATTGGGCTTTTTACCGGTTATATGGAATTCGGTCCGCGGGCGCTCGGGTTTCGCTCCATACTGGCGTCACCGACGGACCTGAAAATGAAGCAGAAAATCAATCAGGCGGTCAAATTCCGGGAGCCGTTTCGCCCTTTCGCGCCGGTTGTAATGGAGGAGAAAGCGGCCGATTTCTTTGACTGCGACCGCCCTTCTCCTTACATGCTTTTCAATTTCAATGTCCGCAGGGAGAAGGCGGCAATAATTCCGGCGGTGGTGCACGTTGATAATACGGCCCGCTTGCAGACGGTCAATGCCGGGCAGAATCGACGTCTCTATTCCATTCTCTCAGAATTCGAGAAAAAAAGTGGCATCCCGGTGCTGTTGAACACCTCATTAAATCTTCGAGGCTATCCAATCGCGCGGACTCCCGAAGATGCCGTAACAACTTTCGCATCTTCCGGAATCGATATCCTGGCGCTGGAGAATATGATTCTGGATAAGGCGGAAATTGACCCCGAGCGGCTGGCGCGGTACCGACTCAGGGCCGGAACTGACTGA
- a CDS encoding SxtJ family membrane protein: MRRPVISLLEGVKKFGRFLGKVQAEIILFIFYFLILTPYSSVLRLFGADPLRLRYRSDTNWQEIRIEKSDPADLKRQS; this comes from the coding sequence ATGAGACGTCCGGTAATATCATTGCTCGAGGGAGTAAAGAAGTTCGGCAGATTTCTGGGAAAAGTGCAGGCTGAAATTATCCTCTTTATTTTTTATTTCTTGATACTTACCCCCTATTCCTCAGTACTCCGTCTGTTTGGCGCTGACCCGCTGCGTCTCAGATACAGGAGCGATACTAATTGGCAGGAAATTCGTATCGAAAAATCTGACCCCGCCGATCTGAAACGGCAGAGTTAA
- a CDS encoding SGNH/GDSL hydrolase family protein: MTDHARLTDSPTTEGKARRRYLRPLIFLLSIPLFVLAIEIIFAVVSLDTFFANRFFLVNRSLDYPEVFMRDPDIFWRFRPSQEINSRFFEGKSYRINSSGLRGDEIPPRSDKKRLVFLGNSCTFGWGVSEEQTFVKLTERLLNERQAERIFETINAGIPGFSSFQGRRFYVSDMASLKPEIVFIMFAWNDQWAAGGNIPDNQQKSPPKWIIKSQNLFSRLKIYRLLRKIILSVTEPSLEDKLDRQNPVYRVSLEDFYSNLYALVNFIRSEGSRPILLTSPAPSLTKYYPPGSRSQMHYYHELYNSQTRLVARNSRAELIDIAGIFDDFNDLFDNAPNDPIHFNATGHKVIAEKISEYLSITPWLDRMEPVEGAHIN, from the coding sequence ATGACCGACCATGCCCGTCTAACAGACTCGCCGACAACAGAAGGCAAAGCCCGTCGCCGGTATCTCCGTCCGCTCATTTTTCTGCTTTCCATTCCGCTTTTTGTTCTTGCCATTGAGATTATCTTCGCTGTTGTCAGTCTCGATACGTTTTTCGCCAACCGCTTCTTTTTAGTCAACCGCTCTCTTGACTACCCCGAAGTCTTCATGCGAGACCCCGATATCTTCTGGCGCTTTCGCCCATCGCAAGAGATAAATTCCCGCTTCTTTGAGGGGAAATCATATCGAATCAATTCGTCAGGGCTTCGAGGCGACGAGATACCTCCCAGGTCGGATAAGAAACGGCTGGTCTTTCTCGGCAACTCCTGCACATTTGGCTGGGGCGTGAGCGAGGAGCAGACTTTTGTCAAATTGACAGAAAGGCTTCTGAATGAGCGGCAGGCCGAGAGAATCTTTGAGACGATAAATGCCGGTATTCCCGGTTTCAGCAGTTTTCAGGGGCGACGATTTTATGTTTCGGATATGGCGTCCCTGAAACCGGAAATAGTCTTCATAATGTTTGCCTGGAATGACCAGTGGGCTGCGGGAGGAAATATTCCCGATAATCAGCAGAAATCTCCTCCCAAATGGATAATTAAGAGCCAGAATCTCTTTTCCCGACTGAAAATATACCGACTGCTTAGAAAAATAATATTATCGGTAACGGAACCATCACTGGAGGACAAACTCGACAGGCAGAATCCGGTTTATCGTGTATCCCTGGAAGATTTCTACAGCAATCTATACGCCCTGGTCAATTTCATCAGGTCGGAGGGAAGTCGACCGATATTGCTGACCTCACCGGCGCCGTCGCTGACAAAATATTATCCGCCCGGAAGCCGCTCGCAGATGCATTATTATCATGAACTATATAATTCTCAGACCCGTCTGGTGGCGAGGAATAGCCGAGCGGAACTGATTGATATTGCCGGTATCTTCGATGACTTCAATGACTTATTTGACAACGCCCCAAATGACCCGATTCATTTTAACGCCACGGGGCATAAGGTAATAGCCGAGAAAATCTCTGAATACCTGTCAATAACCCCCTGGTTGGACAGGATGGAGCCGGTCGAGGGCGCGCATATTAATTAG
- a CDS encoding DUF5989 family protein, with protein MALKERLVIFGEFWYFLKTSKKWWLGPIFLFLLFLSFLIIFTESSALAPFIYSLF; from the coding sequence ATGGCGCTGAAAGAACGATTGGTGATATTCGGCGAATTCTGGTACTTTCTGAAAACCTCCAAGAAATGGTGGTTAGGACCGATATTTCTGTTTCTGCTGTTTCTCTCTTTCCTGATAATTTTCACCGAGTCCTCCGCCCTGGCGCCTTTTATATATTCTCTCTTCTGA